A stretch of the Lactuca sativa cultivar Salinas chromosome 9, Lsat_Salinas_v11, whole genome shotgun sequence genome encodes the following:
- the LOC111920704 gene encoding U-box domain-containing protein 14: MANQEGGDLVSQLVDLVREFSGLPECRNAVKDMYVNLMRRVKLLNPLFEELKDSEEQLNADDDVQGLQSLKIALNLALELLKSVNGGSKTFQALQIDGIADKFRAITAQIEEALCKVHYDRFDIPEEVREQIQLVHLQFKRAKRQIESLDLQFQTDLAMVKKGKEPDLEMIKRLSAKLHLTTINDLRRESLAIHDMVMSADGVPENCFELMSFLLKKINDFVMLGNPKLDSSDHELSFVRHRSPVIPDDFRCPISLELMKDPVIVSTGQTYERSCIQKWLDAGHKTCPKTQQTLLHTALTPNYVLKSLIALWCDSNGIELPQPQGNSRNPKTAKIGSECDQTAITGLLEKLGNGNSDEQRAAAGELRLLAKRNADSRICIADAGAIPLLVELLSSQDNRTQEHAVTALLNLSINEVNKGIIVGVGAIPDIVDVLKNGTMEGRENAAATLFSLSVLDENKVAIGAAGAIPPLIDLLRDGTPRGKKDAATAIFNLCIYQGNKVRAVRAGIVIPLMELVKDASGGMMDEALAILAIIASHHEGKAAIGQADPIPVLVEVVRTGSPRNRENGVAVLWCVCVGDIECLKMMKELGAEEVLKELLENGTDRAKRKAGSLLELLQQVELGANL; this comes from the exons ATGGCCAATCAAGAAGGGGGTGATTTGGTGAGTCAACTCGTTGACCTGGTCAGGGAGTTTTCAGGGTTACCTGAGTGCAGAAACGCCGTAAAAGATATGTACGTGAATTTGATGAGGAGAGTGAAGCTTTTGAACCCTTTATTTGAGGAATTAAAAGATAGCGAAGAACAACTTAACGCTGATGATGATGTTCAAGGGTTACAGTCTTTGAAAATTGCCTTGAATTTAGCTCTGGAGCTTCTCAAATCAGTCAATGGAGGAAGCAAAACCTTTCAG GCGCTGCAAATTGATGGAATTGCCGACAAGTTTCGTGCAATAACTGCACAGATTGAAGAGGCATTGTGCAAAGTTCATTATGATAGATTCGATATACCTGAGGAAGTTAGAGAACAG ATACAACTTGTGCACCTACAATTCAAACGAGCGAAAAGACAAATCGAGTCTCTGGATTTACAGTTCCAAACAGATTTGGCCATGGTGAAAAAGGGAAAAGAACCCGATCTAGAAATGATTAAACGACTTTCAGCAAAACTGCATCTCACGACAATAAATGATCTTAGGAGAGAGTCTCTTGCAATTCATGATATGGTCATGTCAGCCGATGGAGTTCCTGAAAATTGCTTCGAGTTAATGTCGTTTCTTCTTAAAAAGATTAATGATTTCGTGATGCTTGGAAATCCCAAACTTGATTCCTCTGATCATGAATTGAGCTTCGTGAGGCATAGATCTCCGGTGATTCCAGATGATTTCAGGTGCCCGATATCACTCGAGTTAATGAAAGATCCTGTGATTGTCTCCACTGGGCAG ACATATGAACGGTCTTGTATTCAAAAATGGCTAGACGCGGGACACAAAACATGCCCAAAAACTCAACAAACATTACTCCACACCGCGTTAACACCAAACTATGTCTTGAAGAGTCTAATCGCCTTATGGTGCGATAGTAACGGAATTGAGTTGCCACAACCGCAAGGCaactcaagaaaccctaaaaccgcTAAAATCGGATCGGAATGTGACCAAACCGCCATTACCGGATTACTCGAGAAACTCGGAAACGGTAATTCCGACGAGCAACGGGCGGCCGCCGGTGAACTCCGGTTACTAGCGAAACGGAATGCCGATAGCCGGATTTGCATCGCGGATGCCGGTGCCATTCCGTTGTTAGTTGAGTTACTATCTTCCCAAGATAACCGGACTCAAGAACATGCGGTCACCGCACTTTTGAACTTATCAATAAACGAGGTGAATAAAGGGATAATCGTGGGTGTTGGAGCCATACCCGATATAGTAGACGTATTGAAGAATGGAACCATGGAGGGGCGGGAAAACGCGGCGGCAACGCTTTTTAGCCTGTCGGTTTTGGACGAAAACAAGGTGGCGATTGGGGCGGCCGGTGCGATTCCGCCGCTTATCGATTTGCTTCGAGACGGGACTCCGAGAGGGAAAAAAGACGCGGCGACCGCCATTTTTAACCTATGTATCTATCAAGGGAACAAGGTGAGAGCGGTACGCGCCGGAATCGTGATTCCGTTGATGGAATTGGTGAAAGACGCGAGCGGTGGAATGATGGATGAGGCTTTAGCGATTTTGGCGATAATTGCTAGTCATCATGAAGGGAAAGCGGCGATTGGGCAAGCCGATCCGATTCCGGTTTTGGTGGAGGTGGTTCGAACGGGGTCTCCTAGGAATCGGGAGAATGGAGTGGCggttttgtggtgtgtgtgtgtgggtgatATTGAGTGTTTGAAGATGATGAAAGAGCTTGGAGCGGAGGAGGTTTTGAAGGAATTATTGGAGAATGGAACCGATAGAGCAAAGCGGAAGGCAGGAAGTTTGTTGGAACTTCTCCAACAAGTTGAGCTTGGGGCGAACCTATGA
- the LOC111920703 gene encoding vacuolar protein-sorting-associated protein 33 homolog yields MAQIPNLQNGPINLTPIRDQSQKELITILKNIRGKKCLVIDQKLGGSLSLIVQTSVLKEHGAELLYLNEDPLETTCTKVVYLVQTQLHLMKFISSHIHNDNSKGLQREYFLYFVPRRGVACEKLLEDEKVHNLLTIGEFPLYAVPIDEDILSFELDSSYKECVTDGDTTSLWHIAKAIHKLEFSFGLIPNVRAKGKASVRVADMLNRLQAEEPVSSTDTGVPEINTIIILDRELDMVTPMCTQLTYEGLLDEFLHINNGAVEIDASIMGANQQDGKKMKVPLNSTDKLFRETRDLNFEVVVQVLRQKATSMKQDYTEMQTTNQTVSELKDFVKKLNSLPEMTRHINLAQHLSTLTSKPSFLGRLDMEHTIVEAESYDICLDYIEEMIHKQEPLVSVLRQLILLSVTNAGLPKRNFDYIRREILHSYGFEHIATLNNLEKAGLVKKQEGKSNWLLIKRALNLVVEDTDTTNPKDVSYVFSGYAPLSIRLIQHAIRSGWRPLEEILKLLPGTHTESKRSAFANGTLDTLPGGSHMDKVQDGRRSLVLVVFVGGVTFAEISALRFLSSQEGMAYDIIIGTTKIINGNTLTETFLEKLG; encoded by the exons ATGGCTCAAATTCCCAATTTACAGAACGGACCTATCAATTTGACTCCTATAAG AGATCAGTCTCAGAAAGAGCTCATAACAATCCTAAAAAAT ATTCGAGGTAAAAAGTGTTTGGTCATCGATCAGAAACTAGGTGGTTCCCTGTCATTGATCGTCCAGACTTCGGTCCTCAAG GAACATGGGGCTGAACTCCTTTATCTTAATGAAGATCCACTCGAGACTACCTGTACAAAAGTGGTTTACCTTGTACAAACTCAGCTTCATTTGATGAAATTTATTTCTTCACATATCCACAATGACAACTCAAAAGGGCTTCAAAGAGAGTATTTTCTCTATTTTGTTCCTCGTAGGGGTGTTGCATGTGAGAAA CTTCTTGAGGATGAAAAAGTTCATAATCTATTAACTATTGGGGAGTTCCCATTGTATGCTGTTCCAATTGATGAGGATATATTATCGTTTGAACTCGATTCATCTTATAAA GAATGTGTAACAGATGGTGATACAACCTCTCTTTGGCATATTGCCAAAGCCATCCACAAGCTTGAG TTCTCTTTTGGTTTGATACCAAATGTTAGGGCAAAAGGGAAAGCATCTGTACGTGTTGCTGACATGCTTAATCGTCTGCAAGCTGAAGAGCCTGTTAGCTCAACTGAT ACAGGTGTCCCTGAGATAAATACCATTATCATTCTGGACAGAGAG TTGGATATGGTGACTCCTATGTGTACTCAATTGACATATGAAGGGCTTCTGGACGAG TTTCTACACATCAATAATGGTGCTGTGGAGATAGATGCATCAATCATGGGTGCTAACCAACAAGATGGGAAAAAGATGAAGGTTCCTCTTAATTCAAC TGACAAGCTGTTCAGGGAGACTCGGGATCTTAACTTTGAAGTTGTTGTCCAG GTTTTAAGACAAAAAGCAACATCCATGAAGCAAGACTACACGGAGATGCAAACTACT AATCAGACAGTTTCTGAGTTGAAAGATTTTGTCAAAAAGCTCAACTCATTGCCAGAAATGACT AGGCACATTAATCTTGCTCAACATTTATCCACACTTACTTCAAAACCTTCGTTTCTTGGGCGACTTGATATGGAACACACGATTGTGGAGGCTGAGAGTTATGACAT ATGTTTGGATTACATTGAAGAGATGATTCATAAGCAGGAGCCTCTTGTTAGTGTCCTTAGACAGCTTATCTTACTTTCAGTTACCAATGCTGGGTTACCAAAAAGAAACTTTGACTATATTAG GAGAGAGATTCTTCACAGCTATGGATTTGAGCATATAGCTACGCTTAATAATTTAGAAAAAGCTGGGTTGGTTAAGAAACAG GAGGGAAAAAGCAACTGGTTGTTAATCAAACGAGCTCTTAACCTTGTGGTTGAAGATACTGATACAACCAA TCCCAAAGACGTGTCATATGTTTTCTCTGGATATGCTCCTCTCAGTATTCGACTGATCCAACATGCAATTCGATCTGGATG GCGTCCCCTTGAAGAAATATTAAAGCTGTTGCCTGGCACACATACAGAGTCGAAAAGG AGTGCATTTGCAAATGGTACACTTGATACACTACCAGGGGGTTCACACATGGACAA AGTACAAGATGGGAGGCGATCTCTTGTTCTAGTTGTCTTTGTTGGAGGGGTAACATTTGCAGAGATTTCTGCACTTCGCTTTCTCAGCTCTCAG GAAGGGATGGCATACGATATTATTATAGGGACAACAAAGATCATAAATGGTAATACCTTGACCGAAACTTTCTTGGAGAAGTTGGGTTGA
- the LOC111920686 gene encoding uncharacterized protein LOC111920686: MTSNSVKFINALSRDARKLPITLLIDFFRATMQQWWCQFGAESKKDVTEYAGKVIDRRINKSAAFQVYQIYQSKYEVTDQMKNGIVNLESRYCTCVKWKLSGIPCTHAMAVFKELRYQHCSA; encoded by the exons ATGACATCAAATAGTGTCAAGTTCATCAATGCATTATCAAGAGACGCACGGAAACTACCGATAACATTGTTGATTGATTTCTTTCGAGCAACTATGCAACAATGGTGGTGCCAATTTGGAG CTGAAAGCAAAAAAGATGTCACTGAGTATGCCGGGAAGGTCATCGACAGGAGGATCAACAAATCCGCTGCTTTTCAGGTATACCAGATTTATCAAAGCAAATATGAGGTGACTGACCAAATGAAAAATGGTATAGTAAACTTGGAAAGCCGTTATTGCACGTGTGTGAAATGGAAATTGTCAGGTATACCTTGTACTCATGCTATGGCGGTATTCAAGGAACTAAGATATCAACATTGCAGTGCATAG